Within bacterium, the genomic segment ACCTGAAAGTATCTCCTCAACGAATCTCGGCGCCCGCGCCTTCATGCGTTCTATCTTTGAAATCGTCGATGGGTCGCGCGCGTCCTCCGGGCCGAAGTAAATGGTTTCATTATTAGCTGTTATAAAAGGTCTTGCAGCGATAACATTGTAGCCCAGACGCTTCAGATATCTTCCGGCAAGGGCCTCTGAACCGAGCGACTCATCCTGCATTGTTGAAAAGATGAAGGCCTTTTTTCCATTCACTTTAGGGAACTTTCTTAAAAACCTGCGAACATTTGAGGGAAAGCACCAGGCGTATATAGGAAAGCCCAGACCTACAATGCCGTATCGTGAGATGTCCAGTTGTGCAGAGGCCTGTTCAATAGCCTCTAGATTGGTTTCGACTCCTCTCCTTTCCATTTCCCGCGCTATCTCCTCGGCCATTAGCCATGTGTTGCCGGTGCCTGTGAAGTAGAATATCACGGTTCTATCAAAATCTTTCATGATGGATTTACTCTTAGGGAGAGATAAGAGAAAAATATGACCAGGATGAAAAAAAGTATATAGACTATGCCAATCCAGGGCCTCCAGATGATCCTGTGCACTTTGGCATTGTAGGTCTCTTCGATCTTATCCAGCTTAAAAAGCGCAGCATCCATAAGCCCCTTTTTCCCATAGGGCAGCATTGTCCAGATGTAGCCGAGTGCAAAAGGTATCATCGCTAAACCGGCGTAAAGTATGGTTCGAGCGTAAGTGCCTTTTAGCGGGCAGACGGAAGAACCGAATCGAAGCGTAAACGACTGAATGAGTAAAGCAATAAGGAGAAAAAAAAGAATGTCGACCGTTCTTGACCAGTATGCCTTAACTCCTTTTGCTTCCAGTTTGATAAGCTCCTCGTCACTGAGACCTATCTTGGAGTAACCTTTAAGTGTAATCCGCAGATTAAACAAGCCAAGGCAGAAGACGAAAACGATCAGTGCAGCACCCGGAATATACTCAATCAGCATGATATATTATACTAATCATTTCGAGTCGTTCAATACGTCGCCTTTCTAAGTAAAGGCGGTCTGAACCCTGGCGCTTTGTATTGAGGTCTCCACCTGCTGAAGAGGAAGTGAATTGAGTTTTGGGGACAAAGATTCAGGCATCGTTCGCAGAAAATGCAGCGCGTCCCGAATCGCGGCTTTCTTAGAGATTTCTTGATGTTACCGACCGGGCAGATTCGCTCGCACAGACCGCATCCATTACATCGTCTGTCGGCCTTTAGAAACCAGAAGGGGGTGGCAAAAGCGTGAAAAGGAACAAGCTTGCGGAACGCAAGACCGGTTATTGCAGCTGTAAGCTTCCATCCAGTGGTGTTTTTTATAGTCTCCGCCTTACCGTCAAGCAAATCGTCCACCCAGTCACTTAGATCATCAAGCATCTTATCCAGCGAAGATTTCGTTTCCGGGGCATCTGGAGCAACCGATCCGGTCAGTATTGCATCATTATTTGCAGCCACGAAAGGTTTTGCCCCAATCACCCTGTATCCTCTGTTCCGCAGCAGCAGGGCGGCAAGGGCCTCGGAGCCGAATGTGCCGCCGCCCATCGTGGCAAAAACGAACGCTTTTCTGCCTTTACCATGCGGAAGTTTTTTGATGAAACCATACACATACCCAGGTATGCTGAAAAGGAATATCGGATAACCTATTCCTATCATCGAATACGGGGCAAGGTCCACTTCGCCTCTTATCTTCTCGATTGACCTAAGATCGCATAGAATGTTATCTTTAAAAAGCCGAGACCTTATTCTTTCAGCGGCGAGCCAGGTGTTGCCTGTGGCTGAGAAGTACATCAGCAGCGCTTTTTTCATAAGGCTATTCCTTTGATTTTAATCCCTAGACTAATAAGCATATAAACTCTTTAATCCATTGCAACATTACCTAAGTCAAAAGGGAACTTGCGTTGAGCTAGCTTTGCGAGAGCTTGAAGAAGGAGCGGATGAGTCTTGTAACCTCAGAACCGCTTCTCGCCCTTATCTCGCCGTTTACGCCCCTTATCTCCATCCGGCTGCCCCATGTATCAAGAACAATGCAGCATGATGCAGGAACCTTGACATAAAATGCAACCTCCTGGGTCAAGTAAGTCAAAGGCTGCAGCATCCATCCAAGCGTACCTCCGGGTTCAAGCCTGACGTGAATCTTATCTCCATCCTGTGCTGTCTTCACAGTGTATAGGTCACCTTTTGGCAGTTCGGCTTCGAGAATGATCGATGAAGAGTCATGGGTCTCAATAACTACTCTCGCAGGACCTACTTCCATAGTAAGCCTAGGTTCTTGATAAACATGGAAGATCTTTACAAGTCTATCTTGAGCATTCGACGCGGAAACAATAATCAACACTGCAAGAAATAATTTCAGCTTCATCAATCCTCCAAGTTGGGCTGATAAGAACAAAGACGAGGACGCGAGTCAATATGTTTCCGATTCATTCTTGTGGGATACCCTCATCGTTAAGGTCGGAATCCTCCGTCTCGATAGCATCCAGTCCTTTCTCAATCTTTATTGAACCTGTACGTGAACGGAGTCTCAAAACGGTGTTCTTTTCACCTATCCCGGCTATCAAGTAATGCTCGCCCTTTCTCAAGTTCCCAGGTTCAGGACGTATAGACACTCCGCCCAGACTGGTCTCGGCGTCTATCTCGATGTCTTTTTGCTCATCAAGGGTTACATTTATCTGACCTACCGATGTGGTAAGATAGTTATCCTTGCCTTCGGTTATGGTTCCGGAAAAATCGATAGAGCCAACCTCGGACTGCACCTTGAAGCTGCCCTTGCTATCCACGATTTTAATCGAACCGGCATCCGTCTCAGCGTGAAAGCTGCCTCTGGAATCATAAATCCTTACAGAACCTGCAGATGTCTGAGCGTCGAGCGCGCCGTCAAGATTAAAAACCTGGACTGCACCGCTTGAGGCAGTCGCTCGAACATCCCCTTTAAGGCTGTCGGCAATAATCGAGCCTGCCGAGGTCGCAAGCGCAATATTGCCCTCAATTCCCTTGACGTCAATGCCGCCAGCGGAAGCCTTAATATCAAGATTTGATGCAGATGGTACTTCAATCCTTACTTTGACCTCTTTGTCGGCAACTACATCTATAGGATAAAGCAGCCAGCTTAAGACCTCGTCCTTGTGCTTTACCCTAATGCGAACCTCGTTTGCGTTCTGGGCGCTTGAAAGTGTGTAGCGTTCTCTTTTTGGAAGCTCTACATAAACAACAATTTGACCCGATGTTCCCGGTCTAACCTCCACGTTTCCCGCATCGACATCGAGAATAAGTTTAGGGTTTTCGCCGACCGCAAACTCTTTTTTTACTCTTTCGGACGCCTGAATGGTCGATATCGACGCAAATAATATAATGAAAAACAAGAACTTAGATTTCATGAATCCTCCATGGTTAGATAAGAAAGAAGACGAAACCCCTGTAAGTTTTGTTTCCTGAATTCATATTCTCTGTGGGGCAAGAGAATATTCAAGTCCAGGAGATTTTCCAGCGGCAGGCGGACGCTCCCTCGCCCGCGCACTCGACTTCCTTGACCTCGACCGACTTGCCTCCTGAAAAGCTTGTAAGTTCCCTGACTGCTCCAGTTGCCATAAGACAGTTGAGCTTGCCGTTGTAGAAGCCCGAAAGCACGATTTCGCAGCTCCTGCTCTCGAGTTTCTCGTAAGTAACGGTCCCCTGATCGACATGCTGGGACCACAGCTTAGTCGAGCGCTTTATGAGCTGGTCGGGTGTCGCAAAAAGCACGAGAAACCGCAGGATACCTTTCACGTCCTCACGTGTTTGAATGGCGCCTATCTCGAGTATTGCATTCTCGTCTTCGCCCGACATCGCGAAAACCACCTCCAGCAGCGCCTTTGTGTGCGATACCGGATACCAGCCGTGCGGAGTTGCATTCATATAAGTATCATTAATCGGTGCAGATATGCGGGAAAGCAGCTCCTTCTCGCCTTCTCTACCGAACCTACCCTGCACGAACTTGCGGATTGCTACAAAAGAAGAACCTCTTTCGAGAATATCTTTTTTTGCCATGTCTAATATTAACTGGGATGCAGAGATTGTCAATAAATGAAAGTTATTCTGCACTTAGAACCGCGAGCCGTCAATACTGAATTGCCGGAAAGATTGTCGATAAAAACGGTCCTCAATCAGTGGAAAAACCAGGTCAGGAATCATCTAAAGGTATTGGGTCAAGAATCACAGTCAGGATTCAAGATTCGTAGTCAGGAATCGCCTAACTCCTTCAAGTCAGGATTAAATGAGTCGAGTCAAAAATCGTATCAGGATTAAAGAAAAGCAGTCCAGAATCATGGTCAAAAGCTGGACAGAAGATGGACAAAAGATCCCCAAAAGCCCCCCCAAAAGATGGACAAAACGTGGACAAAAGATGTACAAATTAGCGGCTTCAATGAGTCAGAATTAATGGAATCAGCCCCGGTTTCGAGTTCATTTACGGGGTCCCCGCGAAGCTGCGCAGCAGATTTGTGGGGTAGAAAAACCACTCCAAAATAATACCCGATGTTTTATTTTGGGGACCCCGACGACTTTTATTAAAAGTCGTTCAGAAGTTTGCCTTCAAATTAAAGATGTAACGGCAAACTTCAAACCGTCCCCTGGACGGTCGGTCAGGATTCGAGGTCGGTGTTCAGGATTGAAGGAATGCGTCAGAAGCCTCCCTCTACCGTCGTTTCACTCCGACCTCTCCCGTGGGGGATTTTTTCCTCCTCCTTGATGGGAAGGGGGGAGGAGGTAGTCATTGCGAGTGTCGCTTCGAGCGACCGAAGCAATCGCCCAAATCAAAGCAGTCTTTTTCGCGCTTGACAAAAAGTTTGTTTCTGGTAGGGTATGGTGTGAAAGAGCGGCAAAGAGTATTTGAAGGTCTGGTGTGGCTGGGAATAGGCATAGTAGCAGGTGGATGAATAGCAATTCTTCTCGCAGGGGTTAATCCTACGCCGGACAATGCTCGATCTCTTTTAAGCGCTTTGCCACAGGTGCTTGGGACGGTTTTCGTTTTGACTGTAGCGATAATGCAAGCCGTAGGCGGTTCGGAGGGAATGCCTCTAAATAGGTTATTCAAACAGCCTGAATTCTGGACAGCCGCGGTTGTTTCATTGCTTGGAATCTCCGCACCTCTGGTGATTCTATACTCAGGAAAATTCTGTTGGAGCACAGCCGTATGCCTGGGTTGGGGTGTAGGAAATCTCCTTGTTATCGGCTGGTTCGTTTGGAGGGTCGGTTCTTTGCAAATCGTAACGAAGCAACTGGAACGCGAAAATTACCTAGAAAAACACTATGTCAGATATTGTTGTTGATTTTTAGTATGTTTTGTAGACCTAAAGGACTTCCAACTGAAATTCAAAAAGATCTCATTGAGCAATTTTCGGTAATAACAAATCTATTGGGAATCACTAGGCAGAGCTTTATTGCCGAATATGGAGTATGTCTCTCGGAATCAAAATACGCTTTTGCAGGCCACAATCCACAGTTTGAATGGGAGCAACTGCAAAAATTCAAGAAAAGTTTTTTATCTTCGTAGGGGCCGACTTTTAAGTCGGCCCGCAGTTCGGGCTAACCTGAAGGTCAGATCCTACGAAGAAAAGACAAGGGGCAAGCCCCTTGTCTCAAAATCTATAGATCACGCAAACGGTTATTGCATGTAGAACCCGAGAGTCAACGTCATGGTGTTCAGCCAGTTGTCGGTGAAGCCGTCGCCTCGGTCCGCGGGCGTCTCGTCCGTGCCACGCGCGCCGCCGCCAAGGTATCTCAGATTGACGAACCCGTCAAGCGATTCGTTGAGCCTGAATCCGTATCTGCCTGAGACGTCGAATATCGCTCCCATGAAGTCGTTGGCAGAACCAGTAATGTAGCGTCCGTCTGCATAAAAGCCGTCAGCCTCAGCGCCTAACCAGGCGCCGTTTTTGAAATGCTGCGCCCAGCGGAACTTGAATATAGGAACCGGACCTATGTTCTGCGTAGTCCTGAATAACGTGCCGTCTTTCGAGGCAAAGCTTATAGTCGCGTTGCGGATCTGCAGGCTTATGCCAGCGGCTAGCTCGTTTTGAGGATCCTTGTTGAAATCGAAAAGATAGCTGATGCGGTAGAAATCGAAGCCGTAGCGGAACTCCATGGGTGTTTCAGCCGGAAATAGCAAGCTGTCCACAACAAGATCCTCGCTCAAAAGATCCTCTGTCCTTACATCCAGCGGCTGGTAGAGGAATACAAGCCCGTGGCGCGGTCCTAGGTGCATCTCAGCGGTCAATCTGTTAAAGAACAGAAGATTCGCCTGGCCGCCGTCCTTAACGTAGTCGAATACGGTGCCGTTCGAGCCGAGCTGTATGCGGTGCGAGAGCACGCCCAGAAAACCTGTCTCGAAGCCAGCGCGGAACTGGTAAGGATTATCGGGGTTGTTGAGCCAGGTGGCGCTTGCCGGTCGCGGCGCAATCAAGATGCCCGCAATCAGCGCAATGAGTATGCAGAGTGTTTTTTTTGACTTTTTGATATTCATGCTTTTTCCTCCTCGGAAAGTTTTAAATATGATACAATTATAGTAGGAATTAAGCTGTCGTCAAGGTGAAAACTTTCCACTCCGCAAAAGCGCTCCGTATTTTGGATGGGCGCGACCTATTCCTTGTATCTATCCAGGGGCTTGTTCAGCTCCTCCGTACCGGGAATCACGAAGCGGCCCGAGCGAATAACGTCCACCTTTGTTCCGTCCGCAGAAACCGCGGTAATGAAATCGAGCGAATCGTAGGGCAGGGTTATATCCGTGTGCTTGTTCGTGTACGCCTTCTGGAAGTCCTGTTTCCTTAGTGCCGAGCGCTCGTTCTCCCTTGCGGCAATCTCTCTGCCGTCGGGATTGAATACGGCTCTGTCTTCCTCGTGCGAAAAGCAGGTATCTCCTATCGCGAAGTGTGGTCCCATCTTCTCGATAATCAGCACGGGCAGGAGGTGGGTTATCTTGTATTTTCGTGCGACTACGTACGCAAGGGTGTTTGTGCCTATTGCGAACTCGCCCACAGGAAGGGTATCGTGAGGGTCAAACAGATTCTCCTTCATGAATTTCATGTTCTCTTCCTCGGACTCAAAGTTGCGGCACGTGTAGCCGGTAACGTAGCCGTCCTTGAACGTCATCTCGAGATCGGCGTAGCGCAAACCCGAAAGAAACGCCTCCTCGACGTGAAGGACTCCCGATGTACCCTCAAGCTGAGGGGAGGTGAATACCTCGCCGACCGGTATGTTGATATCGGCGCCGCAGTTGGCGAAGTTCGTCTGTTTAGCCGGATCCGCTAGTCTCTGCATCTTTACCTTGATGTCTGTCCGGTTCGTGCCCTTGCCCTTCACGTGCACGTATTCGGCCCTGTCAAGGGCTTCGATAATCTTCTGCTGCATCCTCTGGTAGCGGGACGATTCTAGCATGTTTATCTCAAGAACATCCTCGAATATGCGCTCGAAATCTTCGCCTATCTGGGGTGCAGGAAACGCAATTATCGAAAAACTCGTTTCGGCCCTTGGCGAGTGCTGCTCCTGCAGCATGAGCATCTGTCCCTGCATTCGCTGGCGAAGCTTTTGCTGCTCGGCTGAGAGAACAAGATTCTCAGGCTTTACTTCCGGTTTGAATGGCGGTTCGCCGAACTTCTCAATGACTATAACGCCGGAGAAGGCGCTGAAGTCCGAGGCGCACAGTGAGAAAGCCTTTTTGTTCTTCTCAATGAAGGCATCGACCCACTCCGAGTCCATATACAAGGCTCGGTCGAAGCGGTGATCGTATGCGTACTGGCGGTTGGCAGGCGTCGAGGAGGGCGGCTCCAGAATCGAATCCAACCCTTGCCCGCGAAGGTCCTTGATAAGCTGCCTGACGAGCCGTTCCTGACCTGCGTTGAAAACTATCTTGACCGTCCGTTTCTTTGATACGTCCTTGCCCGCTAGTTTGAAGCCGTCCAGATAGGCTTGTACCATCAATCGGGACAAAGTCATTATCTTCTCTTCCGGATAAGAGGAGAAGAAGCGGCTGATTCGAACATCCTCATCCGATATGTATGAACCGTAGCGGTAGAGGTAGCAGGGGTCGTCCAGGTTCGCACACTCCACAATATCAGCGTAGAATCGAAAGCGCTTGCCCATCTGTTCCTTAAGTTCGCGCGCCATATCTTC encodes:
- a CDS encoding DUF4097 domain-containing protein, producing the protein MKSKFLFFIILFASISTIQASERVKKEFAVGENPKLILDVDAGNVEVRPGTSGQIVVYVELPKRERYTLSSAQNANEVRIRVKHKDEVLSWLLYPIDVVADKEVKVRIEVPSASNLDIKASAGGIDVKGIEGNIALATSAGSIIADSLKGDVRATASSGAVQVFNLDGALDAQTSAGSVRIYDSRGSFHAETDAGSIKIVDSKGSFKVQSEVGSIDFSGTITEGKDNYLTTSVGQINVTLDEQKDIEIDAETSLGGVSIRPEPGNLRKGEHYLIAGIGEKNTVLRLRSRTGSIKIEKGLDAIETEDSDLNDEGIPQE
- a CDS encoding 4Fe-4S binding protein; translated protein: MKKALLMYFSATGNTWLAAERIRSRLFKDNILCDLRSIEKIRGEVDLAPYSMIGIGYPIFLFSIPGYVYGFIKKLPHGKGRKAFVFATMGGGTFGSEALAALLLRNRGYRVIGAKPFVAANNDAILTGSVAPDAPETKSSLDKMLDDLSDWVDDLLDGKAETIKNTTGWKLTAAITGLAFRKLVPFHAFATPFWFLKADRRCNGCGLCERICPVGNIKKSLRKPRFGTRCIFCERCLNLCPQNSIHFLFSRWRPQYKAPGFRPPLLRKATY
- a CDS encoding aminopeptidase, whose protein sequence is MFDAREYFRNENDAAMKSYEKSLVDIGKVLEKIKSRRKKDSKDKYYRLLAKIARIIIGYAKFEKKAGESYFAGTKPDMLAKTSRKNYEELLPENYSRSYANPQYAVKVFGDGLGQLLSYFYIRYRQYITYSAQHKIFEMERYNRVFLEVYAYIAKNKPDYETLRRMITAPAREETVEDMARELKEQMGKRFRFYADIVECANLDDPCYLYRYGSYISDEDVRISRFFSSYPEEKIMTLSRLMVQAYLDGFKLAGKDVSKKRTVKIVFNAGQERLVRQLIKDLRGQGLDSILEPPSSTPANRQYAYDHRFDRALYMDSEWVDAFIEKNKKAFSLCASDFSAFSGVIVIEKFGEPPFKPEVKPENLVLSAEQQKLRQRMQGQMLMLQEQHSPRAETSFSIIAFPAPQIGEDFERIFEDVLEINMLESSRYQRMQQKIIEALDRAEYVHVKGKGTNRTDIKVKMQRLADPAKQTNFANCGADINIPVGEVFTSPQLEGTSGVLHVEEAFLSGLRYADLEMTFKDGYVTGYTCRNFESEEENMKFMKENLFDPHDTLPVGEFAIGTNTLAYVVARKYKITHLLPVLIIEKMGPHFAIGDTCFSHEEDRAVFNPDGREIAARENERSALRKQDFQKAYTNKHTDITLPYDSLDFITAVSADGTKVDVIRSGRFVIPGTEELNKPLDRYKE